The following proteins come from a genomic window of Yinghuangia sp. ASG 101:
- the rimI gene encoding ribosomal protein S18-alanine N-acetyltransferase: MTPAPTLRTLRWWDIDALLALEHDLFPEDAWSPGMFWSELADPETRHYVVAEDASGALAGYAGLACVPGEPADVQTIGVRRDQWGGGLGAALLTDLLDEARRRGCRHVLLEVRVDNTRAQRLYERFGFEPLGVRRGYYQPADVDALVMRRDLTADVPAVPEPETGRPA; the protein is encoded by the coding sequence ATGACGCCCGCCCCGACGCTCCGCACCCTGCGCTGGTGGGACATCGACGCGCTGCTCGCGCTCGAACACGACCTCTTCCCCGAGGACGCGTGGTCCCCGGGGATGTTCTGGTCCGAGCTGGCCGACCCCGAGACGCGGCACTACGTGGTCGCCGAGGACGCGTCCGGTGCTCTCGCGGGCTACGCGGGGCTCGCGTGCGTCCCCGGGGAGCCCGCCGACGTGCAGACCATCGGCGTGCGCCGCGACCAGTGGGGCGGCGGGCTCGGCGCCGCGCTGCTCACGGACCTCCTCGACGAGGCGCGGCGCCGCGGCTGCCGCCACGTCCTGCTCGAAGTGCGCGTCGACAACACGCGTGCGCAACGCCTTTACGAGCGCTTCGGATTCGAGCCGCTCGGCGTACGGCGCGGCTACTACCAGCCGGCCGACGTCGACGCCCTCGTGATGCGCCGCGACCTCACGGCCGACGTCCCGGCCGTCCCCGAGCCCGAGACAGGGAGGCCCGCATGA
- the alr gene encoding alanine racemase has product MRAEARIDLDAVRHNIAAVRDRVGAAEVMAVVKADGYGHGMVECARAARRAGAAWLGTALPGEALELRRQGVDGRVLTWLWVPGDPIADALDADVDISVSGRWALDEVVSAAREVGAPARVHLKADTGLGRNGCPPYEWEPLVEAALKAQADGWVRVVGLWSHFACADEPGHPSIAAQLTAFREAVALAERRGVAPEVRHIANSPAALLLPEAHFDLVRSGLATYGLSPVPDVHGSRELGLRPVMTLAASVASVKRVAAGHGVSYGHTWKAARETNLALVPLGYADGVPRHASDTGPVWLAGARRTVVGRVAMDQFVVDLGDDAAEVGDEVVVFGPGDGGAPTAEDWARAAGTIAYEIVTRIGSRVPRVYQGAR; this is encoded by the coding sequence ATGCGTGCCGAAGCCCGGATCGACCTCGACGCGGTCCGGCACAACATCGCAGCGGTGCGTGACCGGGTCGGAGCCGCCGAGGTCATGGCGGTGGTGAAAGCCGACGGCTACGGACACGGCATGGTCGAGTGCGCCCGCGCCGCCCGCCGCGCCGGTGCCGCCTGGCTCGGCACCGCGCTCCCCGGTGAAGCTCTCGAATTGCGCCGGCAGGGCGTCGACGGGCGCGTGCTGACCTGGCTGTGGGTGCCGGGCGACCCCATCGCCGACGCGCTCGACGCGGACGTCGACATCTCGGTGAGCGGCCGGTGGGCCTTGGACGAGGTCGTCAGCGCCGCGCGCGAGGTCGGCGCGCCCGCGCGCGTGCACCTCAAGGCCGACACGGGTCTCGGCCGCAACGGCTGCCCGCCGTACGAGTGGGAGCCTTTGGTCGAGGCCGCGCTGAAGGCGCAGGCCGACGGTTGGGTGCGGGTGGTCGGCCTGTGGTCGCACTTCGCGTGTGCCGACGAGCCGGGCCATCCGTCGATCGCCGCGCAGCTCACCGCGTTTCGCGAGGCCGTCGCGCTGGCCGAGCGCAGGGGCGTCGCGCCCGAGGTGCGGCACATCGCCAACTCCCCGGCCGCGCTGCTGCTGCCCGAGGCGCATTTCGACCTGGTCCGCAGCGGTCTGGCGACGTACGGGCTGTCGCCGGTGCCGGACGTGCACGGCTCGCGTGAGCTGGGGTTGCGCCCGGTGATGACGCTCGCGGCGTCCGTCGCGTCGGTCAAGCGGGTCGCGGCCGGCCACGGTGTCAGCTACGGGCACACCTGGAAGGCCGCGCGGGAGACCAATCTCGCGCTGGTGCCTCTCGGGTATGCCGACGGTGTGCCCAGACACGCGAGCGACACGGGCCCGGTGTGGCTCGCGGGCGCGCGCCGCACGGTGGTGGGGCGGGTCGCGATGGACCAGTTCGTGGTGGACCTCGGCGACGACGCCGCCGAGGTCGGCGACGAGGTCGTGGTGTTCGGTCCGGGCGACGGCGGCGCGCCGACCGCGGAGGACTGGGCGCGTGCGGCGGGCACCATCGCGTACGAGATCGTCACGCGGATCGGGTCGCGCGTGCCGCGGGTGTACCAGGGGGCCCGATGA
- a CDS encoding transglycosylase domain-containing protein, which translates to MAERNRAPGAPAVGAAAVARRRLVDYPRAGKPRFRRWIPSFKHFLTAFLFVLGLAFLGVGVVYAITPIPSRANADATQQSNIWQWSDGSEIARTGSTNRQNVPLSSVPKPVQQAFLSAENRSFYSDGGISLTGTIRGLVTSVTSGGSSLQGGSTITQQYVKNLYLTQEQTVSRKVKEAIIAVKMDRTESKDNILEGYLNTVYFGRGAYGVQAAAHAYYGVDASQLTVEQGAYLAALINAPGVYDVKDTTDRGRANALARWNYVLDGMVDSKWLPADRRAAMVFPEPLDPEKEPGLAGMNGYLVETAKQYLLDHDVVTEQQLAAGGYTITTTFDKARTQALYDTVRTTLADNLDPAKRPEDVGVRVGGASVDVATGRIVAIYGGPNYLDQFVSDATRRDVQVGSTFKPFVLAAALREGVQDGRKRTPVTPQTRYDGDDDVVITQPNGKPVLNGGKPWRPGNEDGRSFGTISLSRAMDVSANTVYAQLGVDVGPDKVVADAVRAGLSPDTPGLQPDPAVSLGTATPSALDMAGAYATFAGEGDHIDAYSVEKLTRNGDDIGLPGHDTEQAYTAAQANSVNQVLQSVVESGTGTRAKALDRPAAGKTGTTDGDKSAWFVGYTPQLSTAIGMFRQNPATDAFEEMFGTGGLPRMDGGNLPTRMWTAYMKTALAGQPVVGFEVPADTSGSDRQPTPDNTGSAPTTGPDRTPSTTPGTTAPPSSGTPSETGTTTPPTGSPEGTAGDGPTGGETDTPTGGTSGGATTPTTRPPADGGGDGGGGATGGATGTGDTAPR; encoded by the coding sequence GTGGCGGAGCGGAACCGGGCGCCGGGCGCGCCCGCGGTCGGTGCGGCGGCGGTCGCGCGGCGGCGCCTCGTCGACTACCCGCGGGCCGGGAAGCCGCGCTTCCGGCGCTGGATCCCGTCGTTCAAGCACTTCCTCACGGCGTTCCTGTTCGTGCTGGGCCTGGCGTTCCTCGGGGTCGGGGTGGTGTACGCGATCACGCCGATACCGTCACGGGCCAACGCCGACGCGACGCAGCAGAGCAACATCTGGCAGTGGAGCGACGGCAGCGAGATCGCGCGCACGGGGTCGACCAACCGGCAGAACGTGCCGCTGTCGTCGGTGCCGAAGCCGGTCCAGCAGGCCTTCCTCTCCGCGGAGAACCGCAGCTTCTACAGCGACGGCGGCATCTCGCTGACCGGCACGATCCGCGGGCTGGTCACCTCGGTGACCAGCGGCGGCTCCTCGCTTCAGGGCGGCTCGACGATCACCCAGCAATACGTGAAGAACCTGTACCTCACGCAGGAGCAGACCGTCTCGCGGAAGGTCAAGGAAGCGATCATCGCGGTCAAGATGGATCGCACCGAGTCGAAAGACAACATCCTTGAGGGCTACCTGAACACGGTCTACTTCGGCCGCGGAGCCTACGGCGTCCAGGCCGCCGCACACGCCTACTACGGCGTCGACGCGTCGCAACTCACCGTCGAACAAGGCGCCTACCTCGCCGCGCTGATCAACGCGCCGGGCGTCTACGACGTCAAGGACACCACCGACCGCGGACGCGCCAACGCCCTCGCACGGTGGAACTACGTCCTCGACGGCATGGTCGACTCCAAGTGGCTGCCCGCCGACCGGCGCGCCGCGATGGTGTTCCCCGAACCACTCGACCCCGAGAAGGAGCCCGGCCTCGCGGGCATGAACGGCTACCTCGTCGAGACGGCCAAGCAGTACCTGCTCGACCACGACGTGGTCACCGAGCAGCAACTCGCCGCCGGCGGCTACACGATCACCACGACCTTCGACAAGGCCAGGACCCAGGCCCTGTACGACACGGTGCGCACCACCCTGGCCGACAACCTCGACCCGGCCAAGCGCCCGGAAGACGTCGGCGTCCGCGTCGGCGGGGCCTCGGTCGACGTCGCGACCGGCCGCATCGTCGCCATCTACGGCGGGCCGAACTACCTGGACCAGTTCGTGAGCGACGCCACGCGCCGCGACGTCCAGGTGGGCTCGACGTTCAAGCCGTTCGTGCTGGCCGCCGCACTGCGCGAGGGCGTGCAGGACGGCAGGAAGCGCACCCCCGTCACACCGCAGACACGCTACGACGGCGACGACGACGTCGTCATCACGCAACCGAACGGCAAGCCCGTGCTGAACGGCGGAAAACCGTGGCGGCCGGGCAACGAGGACGGCCGCAGCTTCGGCACGATCTCCCTCTCCCGGGCGATGGACGTCTCCGCCAACACCGTCTACGCCCAACTCGGCGTGGACGTCGGCCCGGACAAGGTGGTCGCCGACGCCGTGCGCGCCGGCCTCTCCCCCGACACCCCCGGGCTCCAGCCCGACCCCGCCGTGTCCCTGGGCACCGCGACACCGAGCGCCCTCGACATGGCCGGCGCGTACGCGACCTTCGCGGGCGAGGGCGACCACATCGACGCGTACTCGGTCGAGAAGCTCACCCGGAACGGCGACGACATAGGGCTGCCCGGGCACGACACGGAGCAGGCGTACACCGCCGCACAGGCGAACAGCGTCAACCAGGTGCTGCAGTCGGTCGTCGAATCCGGCACCGGCACACGCGCCAAGGCACTCGACCGCCCCGCGGCGGGCAAGACGGGCACGACGGACGGCGACAAATCCGCGTGGTTCGTCGGCTACACGCCGCAACTGTCCACCGCCATCGGCATGTTCCGGCAGAACCCGGCCACCGACGCGTTCGAGGAGATGTTCGGCACCGGCGGCCTGCCGCGCATGGACGGCGGCAACCTGCCCACCCGCATGTGGACCGCCTACATGAAGACCGCACTGGCCGGGCAACCCGTCGTCGGCTTCGAGGTGCCCGCCGACACATCCGGCTCCGACCGGCAGCCCACCCCGGACAACACCGGCTCGGCACCGACCACCGGCCCGGACCGGACACCGAGCACGACACCCGGCACCACGGCGCCGCCGTCGTCCGGAACGCCCTCGGAGACCGGCACCACGACGCCGCCCACCGGCTCCCCCGAGGGCACGGCCGGCGACGGCCCCACCGGCGGCGAGACCGACACGCCGACGGGCGGGACCAGCGGAGGAGCGACGACGCCCACCACGCGACCGCCCGCGGACGGCGGAGGCGACGGAGGAGGCGGCGCGACCGGCGGGGCGACCGGAACCGGGGACACCGCGCCCCGGTAG
- the groL gene encoding chaperonin GroEL (60 kDa chaperone family; promotes refolding of misfolded polypeptides especially under stressful conditions; forms two stacked rings of heptamers to form a barrel-shaped 14mer; ends can be capped by GroES; misfolded proteins enter the barrel where they are refolded when GroES binds) → MAKILQFDEHARRSLERGVNALADAVKVTIGPKGRNVVIDKKFGAPTITNDGVTIAREVELDDPYENLGAQLAKEVATKTNDIAGDGTTTATVLAQALVREGLRNVAAGAAPMDLKKGIDAAVKAVSDELLGTARAIDGKDDIANVAALSAQDRQIGELIAEAMDKVGKDGVITVEESNTMGLELEFTEGLQFDKGYLSPYMVTDQERMEAVLDDPYILINQGKISAIAELLPILEKVIQNGGNKPLLIVAEDIEGEALSTLVVNKIRGTFNAVAVKAPGFGDRRKAMLEDMAILTGGQVIAPEVGLKLDQVGLEVLGTARRVTITKDATTVVDGAGAADQIADRVRQIKAEIENTDSDWDREKLQERLAKLAGGVCVIRVGAATEVELKEKKHRLEDAVSATRAAIEEGIVAGGGAALVHASAVLADNLGHTGDVATGVSVVRRAAVEPLRWIAENAGLEGYVIVNKVQELKVGHGYNAASGEYGDLLKAGVIDPVKVTRSALENAASIASLLLTTESLVVEKPAEPEPAAHGHSHGHGHAH, encoded by the coding sequence ATGGCCAAGATTCTGCAGTTCGACGAGCATGCCCGCCGTTCGCTGGAGCGCGGCGTCAACGCGCTCGCGGACGCGGTCAAGGTGACCATCGGCCCCAAGGGCCGCAACGTCGTCATCGACAAGAAGTTCGGTGCGCCGACCATCACGAACGACGGCGTGACGATCGCCCGTGAGGTCGAGCTGGACGACCCGTACGAAAACCTCGGCGCGCAACTCGCGAAGGAGGTGGCGACCAAGACCAACGACATCGCGGGCGACGGCACCACCACCGCGACGGTGCTCGCGCAGGCGCTGGTCCGCGAGGGCCTGCGCAACGTCGCCGCCGGTGCGGCGCCGATGGACCTGAAGAAGGGCATCGACGCGGCGGTCAAGGCCGTCTCGGACGAGCTGCTCGGCACCGCGCGCGCGATCGACGGCAAGGACGATATCGCCAACGTCGCCGCGCTGTCCGCGCAGGACCGCCAGATCGGCGAGCTGATCGCCGAGGCGATGGACAAGGTCGGCAAGGACGGCGTCATCACCGTCGAAGAGTCGAACACCATGGGCCTGGAGCTGGAGTTCACCGAGGGCCTGCAGTTCGACAAGGGCTACCTGTCGCCGTACATGGTCACCGACCAGGAGCGCATGGAAGCGGTCCTGGACGACCCGTACATCCTGATCAACCAGGGCAAGATCTCGGCGATCGCCGAGCTGCTGCCGATCCTGGAGAAGGTCATCCAGAACGGCGGCAACAAGCCGCTGCTGATCGTCGCCGAGGACATCGAGGGCGAGGCGCTGTCCACCCTCGTCGTCAACAAGATCCGCGGCACGTTCAACGCGGTCGCGGTCAAGGCCCCCGGCTTCGGCGACCGCCGCAAGGCGATGCTGGAGGACATGGCCATCCTGACCGGCGGCCAGGTCATCGCCCCCGAGGTCGGCCTGAAGCTGGACCAGGTCGGGCTCGAGGTCCTCGGCACCGCGCGCCGCGTCACGATCACCAAGGACGCCACCACGGTCGTCGACGGCGCGGGCGCCGCCGACCAGATCGCGGACCGCGTCCGGCAGATCAAGGCCGAGATCGAGAACACCGACTCCGACTGGGACCGCGAGAAGCTCCAGGAGCGCCTCGCGAAGCTGGCCGGCGGTGTGTGCGTGATCCGCGTGGGTGCGGCCACCGAGGTCGAGCTCAAGGAGAAGAAGCACCGCCTGGAGGACGCGGTCTCCGCGACCCGCGCGGCCATCGAGGAGGGCATCGTCGCGGGAGGCGGCGCCGCGCTCGTGCACGCGTCCGCGGTGCTCGCGGACAACCTCGGCCACACCGGCGACGTCGCGACCGGGGTGTCGGTCGTGCGCCGCGCGGCCGTCGAACCGCTGCGCTGGATCGCGGAGAACGCCGGCCTCGAGGGCTACGTCATCGTGAACAAGGTGCAGGAGCTGAAGGTCGGCCACGGCTACAACGCGGCCTCCGGCGAGTACGGCGACCTGCTCAAGGCCGGCGTCATCGACCCGGTCAAGGTCACGCGCTCCGCTCTGGAGAACGCGGCGTCCATCGCGTCGCTGCTGCTGACCACCGAGTCGCTGGTCGTCGAGAAGCCGGCCGAGCCGGAGCCGGCGGCGCACGGCCACAGCCACGGCCACGGGCACGCCCACTGA
- a CDS encoding class I SAM-dependent methyltransferase, producing the protein MDTSDFSRLLTPEGRELLAVLADFDAAEELAWATRLRREHEPGVVAAALGQARLRQRGRVKFGRDAGRMFFTAAGVEQATRAEVAEHRARRVAAAGVRVVADLCCGIGADAVALARAGVRVVAVDRDPLTCAVAAANAEALGVADRVEVRCADVRDVGLDGFDAVFVDPARRTARGRVFDPEAYSPPLSFVEALAARVPCGAAKVAPGIPHEAVPAGMGAEWVSYGGDVKEAVLWWGRLAGEPLRATLLPGGDSIGAARVRQAPDGPVGRYLYEPDGAVIRAHLVAEVADAVGGALVDPTIAYVTADALVPTPFAAAYELTDVMPFNLKKLKEVVRERGIGTLTVKKRGSAVAPEDVRKRVKPSGPEAATVFLTRVAGAPAMLLGRPVTGPDGPRS; encoded by the coding sequence GTGGATACTTCGGACTTCTCTCGGCTGCTGACGCCCGAGGGGCGCGAACTGCTTGCTGTGCTGGCCGACTTCGACGCCGCGGAGGAGTTGGCGTGGGCCACGCGGTTGCGGCGGGAGCATGAGCCGGGGGTGGTCGCGGCGGCGTTGGGGCAGGCGCGGTTGCGGCAGCGGGGGCGCGTGAAGTTCGGGCGTGACGCGGGGCGGATGTTCTTCACGGCCGCGGGCGTCGAGCAGGCGACGCGGGCGGAGGTGGCCGAGCACCGGGCGCGGCGGGTCGCGGCGGCCGGGGTGCGCGTCGTCGCGGACCTGTGCTGCGGGATCGGCGCGGACGCGGTCGCGTTGGCGCGCGCCGGGGTGCGCGTCGTGGCGGTGGACCGGGACCCGCTGACGTGTGCGGTCGCGGCGGCCAACGCGGAGGCGCTGGGGGTCGCGGATCGCGTCGAGGTGCGGTGCGCGGATGTGCGGGATGTCGGACTCGACGGATTCGACGCGGTGTTCGTGGATCCGGCGCGGCGTACGGCACGGGGCCGGGTGTTCGATCCGGAGGCGTACTCGCCGCCTTTGTCGTTCGTGGAGGCGCTGGCCGCGCGGGTGCCGTGCGGTGCCGCGAAGGTCGCGCCCGGCATCCCCCACGAGGCGGTTCCCGCGGGCATGGGCGCGGAGTGGGTGTCGTACGGGGGTGACGTGAAGGAGGCCGTGCTGTGGTGGGGGCGCCTCGCCGGGGAGCCGTTGCGGGCGACGCTGCTGCCCGGCGGTGACTCAATCGGGGCGGCGCGCGTGCGGCAGGCGCCGGACGGGCCGGTGGGGCGCTACCTGTACGAGCCGGACGGCGCCGTGATCCGCGCCCACCTGGTCGCCGAGGTCGCGGACGCCGTCGGGGGCGCGCTGGTCGACCCGACGATCGCGTACGTCACCGCCGACGCGCTGGTCCCGACGCCGTTCGCCGCCGCGTACGAACTCACCGATGTGATGCCGTTCAACCTCAAGAAGCTCAAGGAGGTCGTCCGCGAGCGCGGCATCGGCACGCTGACGGTGAAGAAGCGGGGCTCCGCCGTCGCACCGGAGGACGTGCGCAAGCGCGTCAAGCCGAGCGGACCGGAGGCGGCGACGGTGTTCCTGACGCGGGTCGCGGGAGCGCCCGCGATGCTCCTCGGGCGGCCGGTGACCGGCCCCGACGGGCCGCGGTCCTGA
- a CDS encoding alpha/beta fold hydrolase, producing the protein MSDPMGMGEAAGRRAGFAGVFGAAVGVLAVGAAAGVAIERMTVGRVRRRAEVEMDAIAEYGTLRGEAHIVTAADGIELFAEIDGDPHAPLTVVLCHGYTLNMDCWHFQRAALRDGYRLVLFDQRSHGRSGRGAPETSTIDQLGDDLYEVLDELAPNGPIVLVGHSMGGMTIMALADRHPELFGKRVVGVGLLNTSAGKWATVTLGIPAAGARLVHRVAPGVLRTLGRRASLVEAGRRAARDLVYAFTERYAFASDVDPVIVRFTDRMISATPIDVIAEFFPAFETHDKLAALPVIDRVPSVVIGGGEDLMTPASHSEAIHEALAGSELVIVPSSGHLTPLEHPEVVNAALRGLLARVAGAPVRRSGITRGQRRNGAFGPDGDAGRGAAG; encoded by the coding sequence ATGAGCGATCCGATGGGTATGGGCGAGGCAGCCGGCCGCCGCGCCGGGTTCGCCGGCGTGTTCGGTGCCGCGGTCGGCGTGCTGGCGGTGGGTGCCGCCGCGGGCGTCGCGATCGAACGCATGACCGTGGGCCGCGTGCGGCGGCGTGCCGAGGTCGAGATGGACGCGATCGCCGAGTACGGCACGCTGCGCGGCGAGGCGCACATCGTCACCGCCGCGGACGGCATCGAGTTGTTCGCGGAGATCGATGGCGACCCGCACGCGCCGCTGACGGTGGTGCTGTGCCACGGCTACACGCTGAACATGGACTGCTGGCACTTCCAGCGCGCCGCGCTGCGGGACGGCTACCGCCTGGTGCTGTTCGACCAGCGTTCGCACGGCCGTTCGGGCCGGGGGGCGCCGGAGACGTCGACCATCGACCAGTTGGGCGACGACCTGTACGAGGTGCTGGACGAGCTGGCGCCGAATGGCCCGATCGTGCTGGTCGGGCACTCGATGGGCGGCATGACGATCATGGCGCTCGCCGACCGCCACCCCGAGTTGTTCGGCAAGCGCGTGGTGGGTGTCGGGCTGCTGAACACGTCGGCGGGGAAGTGGGCGACGGTGACGCTGGGCATCCCGGCCGCCGGGGCCCGGTTGGTGCACCGTGTCGCGCCGGGCGTGCTGCGGACGCTGGGCCGCCGGGCGTCGCTGGTGGAGGCGGGCCGCCGGGCGGCGCGTGACCTGGTGTACGCCTTCACCGAGCGGTACGCGTTCGCGTCCGATGTGGACCCGGTGATCGTGCGGTTCACTGACCGTATGATCTCGGCCACGCCGATCGACGTGATCGCCGAGTTCTTCCCGGCGTTCGAGACGCACGACAAGCTGGCGGCGCTGCCGGTGATCGACCGTGTCCCGTCGGTGGTGATCGGCGGCGGGGAGGACCTCATGACGCCCGCGTCGCACAGCGAGGCGATCCACGAGGCGCTCGCGGGGTCCGAGCTGGTCATCGTGCCCAGTTCCGGGCATCTGACCCCGCTCGAACACCCCGAGGTGGTCAATGCGGCGTTGCGCGGCCTTCTCGCGCGCGTCGCGGGCGCACCGGTCCGGCGTTCGGGTATCACGCGGGGGCAGCGGCGGAACGGTGCGTTCGGGCCCGACGGCGATGCGGGGCGCGGCGCGGCGGGGTGA
- the tsaB gene encoding tRNA (adenosine(37)-N6)-threonylcarbamoyltransferase complex dimerization subunit type 1 TsaB: MLLLAFDTATPAVTVALHDGTRVLSARTRVDARRHGELLVPGIVAVLDEAGRSRADLTDIAVGVGPGPYTGLRVGLMTARALGDALGVPVHGVCTLDALAYGAARTGPFVAATDARRKEVYWARYADARTRTEGPSVNRAADIAASVAQLPAIGAGAALYPESFASVHEPDHVDAAALAALAAERLAHGGELLPPEPLYLRRPDAKVPANYKPVTPR; the protein is encoded by the coding sequence GTGCTTCTGCTCGCATTCGACACCGCCACCCCCGCCGTGACCGTCGCGCTGCACGACGGAACGCGCGTCCTGTCCGCGCGCACCCGCGTCGACGCGCGCCGGCACGGGGAGCTTCTGGTGCCCGGCATCGTCGCCGTGCTCGACGAGGCGGGCCGCAGCCGCGCCGACCTGACCGACATCGCGGTCGGTGTCGGCCCCGGGCCCTACACGGGCCTGCGGGTGGGCCTGATGACGGCCCGCGCGCTGGGCGACGCGCTCGGCGTCCCCGTGCACGGCGTGTGCACGCTGGACGCGCTCGCGTACGGCGCCGCGCGGACCGGCCCCTTCGTCGCGGCGACCGACGCGCGGCGCAAGGAGGTCTACTGGGCGCGGTACGCCGACGCCCGCACCCGCACCGAGGGCCCGTCGGTGAACCGCGCCGCCGACATCGCCGCCTCCGTCGCGCAGCTGCCCGCGATCGGCGCGGGGGCCGCGCTCTACCCCGAGTCCTTCGCCTCCGTGCACGAGCCCGACCACGTCGACGCCGCCGCGTTGGCCGCGCTCGCCGCCGAGCGCCTGGCCCACGGCGGCGAACTCCTGCCCCCCGAGCCGTTGTACCTGCGCCGGCCGGACGCCAAGGTCCCGGCCAATTACAAGCCGGTCACGCCGAGATGA
- the tsaE gene encoding tRNA (adenosine(37)-N6)-threonylcarbamoyltransferase complex ATPase subunit type 1 TsaE produces the protein MAGEAGPGVRVTVATGERMRDLGRRLAGLLRGGDLVVLSGGLGAGKTTLTQGLGAGLEVRGAVTSPTFMIARVHPPTGDGPALVHVDAYRLGASANVAAEVDDLDLDASLDDSVTVVEWGEGSVEDLAEDRLVIVIERAGDAGGPADGADDPSGDETRTVSFRTVGDRWAGIDLGAALGGAADTVTARAD, from the coding sequence ATGGCAGGCGAGGCGGGACCGGGCGTGCGGGTGACGGTGGCGACGGGGGAGCGGATGCGCGACCTCGGGCGACGGCTCGCGGGGCTGCTGCGGGGCGGTGACCTGGTGGTGCTGTCCGGGGGTCTCGGTGCGGGCAAGACGACGCTGACGCAGGGGCTCGGTGCGGGGTTGGAGGTGCGCGGCGCCGTGACGTCGCCGACGTTCATGATCGCCCGGGTGCATCCGCCGACGGGTGACGGTCCGGCGCTGGTGCATGTCGACGCGTACCGTCTGGGGGCGTCGGCGAATGTCGCGGCGGAGGTCGACGATTTGGACCTCGACGCGTCGCTCGACGACTCGGTGACGGTGGTCGAGTGGGGCGAGGGTTCGGTGGAGGACCTTGCCGAGGACCGGCTCGTCATCGTCATCGAACGCGCCGGGGACGCCGGGGGGCCCGCGGATGGTGCCGACGACCCGTCCGGCGACGAGACGCGCACGGTGTCCTTCCGCACGGTGGGCGACCGCTGGGCGGGCATCGACCTGGGGGCCGCGCTGGGCGGCGCGGCGGACACGGTGACGGCGCGCGCGGACTGA
- the groES gene encoding co-chaperone GroES: MTTASTKVAIKPLEDRIVVQTLEAEQTTASGLVIPDTAKEKPQEGVVLAVGPGRFEDGNRLPLDVKVGDVVLYSKYGGTEVKYNGEEYLVLSARDVLAIIEK; the protein is encoded by the coding sequence GTGACGACCGCCAGCACCAAGGTTGCCATCAAGCCGCTTGAGGACCGCATCGTGGTCCAGACGCTCGAAGCCGAGCAGACGACGGCTTCGGGCCTGGTCATTCCGGACACGGCGAAGGAGAAGCCCCAGGAGGGCGTCGTCCTCGCCGTGGGCCCCGGCCGGTTCGAGGACGGCAACCGCCTGCCGCTCGACGTGAAGGTCGGCGACGTTGTCCTGTACAGCAAGTACGGCGGCACCGAGGTGAAGTACAACGGCGAGGAGTACCTCGTCCTCTCGGCGCGCGACGTTCTCGCGATCATCGAGAAGTGA
- a CDS encoding antibiotic biosynthesis monooxygenase family protein, producing the protein MTARTTAAMWEAKANPGGGDALVAWVRTVALPSLDGAPGLERVEVFRNAENRVVVISLWTGEPSGLPDPPTHLVARPPHIWDFEQVPR; encoded by the coding sequence ATGACCGCCCGGACCACCGCGGCGATGTGGGAGGCCAAGGCCAATCCCGGCGGCGGCGACGCCCTGGTGGCCTGGGTCCGCACCGTCGCGCTGCCGTCCCTGGACGGCGCGCCCGGCCTGGAGCGCGTCGAGGTCTTCCGCAACGCCGAGAACCGCGTCGTCGTCATCAGCCTGTGGACGGGCGAGCCCTCCGGGCTGCCGGACCCGCCGACCCACCTCGTGGCCCGGCCGCCGCACATCTGGGACTTCGAACAAGTGCCGCGCTGA